In Citrus sinensis cultivar Valencia sweet orange chromosome 2, DVS_A1.0, whole genome shotgun sequence, a single genomic region encodes these proteins:
- the LOC102620314 gene encoding gamma-terpinene synthase, chloroplastic isoform X1, with protein sequence MAHQLIASVPAANFTRLQPRSCISSVGSLNISNSNGFRASPVQCTAANATSVCEKAISNRRSANYQPSMWGYDYLQSLSNEYVVESYAQRIEKLKGEVRLMLENKEVDYVDALHQLEIVDNLQRLGVSYHFEDEIKRFLSRIYNERNSRSSYHAKEKQESSLYAVALEFRLLRQHGFDMHAQDVRVAVGTLSLFMDEKGKLKSCLGDDIKGILALYEAAYLLVEEESNIFNEAINFTTTHLKEYVKHNNNDDDGYLSTLVEHALELPLHWRMVRLEARWFIDMYQRGPDVNQVLVELAKLDFNAVQAEHQEELKYVSRWWRKTGLGELHFARDRIMENFFWALGEVWEPQFGYCRRMSTKANALITTIDDVYDVYGTLDELELFTNAVERWDVNAMDQLPYYMKLCFLVLHNSTNEMAFDVLKKQGVHIIPYLKKAWADMCKSFLLEAKWYSSGYIPTLEEYMDNAWISVSGPVILLHAYTLIANPPTKEALQFLEEYPNIIRWPSMIFRLANDLATSSDEVKRGDVPKAIQCYMHETGASESDAREHIRDLITATWMKMNSKDGDENPDHLLLSNNFIRFAINLARMAQCTYQNGDGHTIQHKSKNRVLPLLVHPVSLINL encoded by the exons atggctCATCAACTGATTGCTTCAGTGCCTGCTGCTAACTTCACGAGATTGCAGCCTAGAAGTTGCATCTCATCAGTCGGATCACTCAACATCAGCAATAGCAATGGCTTTCGTGCATCTCCGGTCCAATGCACGGCTGCTAATGCTACCAGCGTGTGTGAGAAGGCAATTAGTAATAGGCGATCTGCCAATTATCAGCCTTCTATGTGGGGCTACGATTACCTTCAGTCTCTGTCAAATGAATATGTG GTAGAATCATATGCCCAAAGGATCGAAAAGCTGAAGGGAGAAGTGAGGTTAATGCTTGAGAATAAAGAGGTTGATTACGTGGATGCGTTACATCAACTGGAGATTGTTGATAATTTGCAAAGACTTGGAGTATCCTATCACTTTGAGGAcgaaattaaaagatttctCAGTAGGATATATAACGAGAGAAACAGTCGCAGCAGTTACCATGCCAAGGAAAAACAAGAAAGTTCGTTATATGCCGTAGCTCTTGAATTTAGACTCCTAAGACAGCATGGTTTTGATATGCATGCACAAG ATGTACGTGTTGCTGTAGgaactctctctcttttcatgGACGAGAAGGGGAAGTTGAAGTCATGCCTCGGTGACGATATCAAAGGAATTTTAGCACTGTATGAAGCTGCATATCTTCTGGTAGAAGAAGAGAGCAATATCTTCAATGAAGCTATAAATTTCACAACCACACATCTCAAAGAATACGTGAAGCACAATAACAATGATGACGATGGATATCTTTCAACATTAGTGGAGCATGCGTTGGAACTTCCATTACATTGGAGGATGGTAAGATTGGAGGCAAGGTGGTTCATTGATATGTACCAAAGAGGGCCAGACGTGAACCAAGTCTTGGTAGAGCTTGCTAAATTGGACTTTAATGCTGTGCAAGCAGAGCACCAAGAAGAGCTCAAGTATGTGTCGAGGTGGTGGAGGAAGACGGGTCTTGGAGAGTTGCATTTTGCAAGGGACAGGATAATGGAGAATTTCTTCTGGGCCTTGGGGGAGGTATGGGAGCCTCAGTTCGGATATTGCAGAAGGATGTCCACAAAGGCGAACGCATTAATTACGACTATTGACGATGTTTATGATGTGTATGGTACCTTGGATGAACTTGAGCTATTCACAAATGCTGTTGAGAG ATGGGATGTCAACGCAATGGATCAACTTCCATACTATATGAAGCTGTGTTTTCTTGTTCTCCATAATTCCACAAACGAAATGGCTTTTGATGTTCTCAAGAAGCAAGGAGTTCATATCATTCCTTACCTTAAGAAAgcg TGGGCAGATATGTGCAAATCCTTTTTGTTGGAGGCCAAATGGTACAGCAGCGGATACATCCCAACCCTTGAGGAATACATGGACAATGCTTGGATTTCAGTATCAGGACCTGTAATTCTGCTGCATGCTTATACTCTGATTGCAAATCCACCAACAAAGGAGGCCTTGCAATTCTTAGAAGAATACCCCAACATAATTCGTTGGCCATCGATGATTTTTCGACTTGCAAATGATTTGGCAACATCATCG GATGAGGTGAAACGAGGTGATGTTCCTAAAGCGATTCAATGTTACATGCATGAAACTGGAGCTTCAGAAAGCGATGCTCGTGAACACATCAGAGATTTGATCACAGCAACATGGATGAAGATGAACAGTAAAGATGGAGATGAAAATCCTGATCACTTATTATTGTCCAACAATTTTATCCGGTTTGCGATTAATCTAGCAAGAATGGCTCAATGCACGTACCAAAATGGAGATGGACATACCATTCAGCACAAAAGTAAAAATCGTGTATTGCCATTACTTGTTCATCCCGTTTCTTTAATCAATCTTTGA
- the LOC102619754 gene encoding cytochrome b561 domain-containing protein At4g18260, which translates to MKIFRFVAAFIVPSCYVIFLPFVGCLSNDEFSKSRNHKSIQENLYKMGPQTASHIAVHGLLLWASMGFLTPVGILTIRMSNKVDSVIKARVFFYLHIILQMLSVVLATVGAIMSIRNFENSFNNNHQRLGLALYGALWLQVSIGFFKPPRGNKRRSMWYVVHWLLGTAISLVGIINIYTGLKAYHNKTSRSTTLWTILFTVQISLIAFFYLFQDKWHYLQKQGVILGHDHGQPAVGSGTTLPHVNLTDGERGKVMLPGEPCAKRNALRNLFD; encoded by the exons atgaaaatttttcgtTTTGTAGCAGCTTTCATCGTCCCTTCatgttatgttatttttctacCGTTTGTTGGATGCCTTTCCAATGACGAGTTTAGCAAATCCAGGAATCACAAGAGCATACaagaaaatttatacaag ATGGGTCCTCAGACGGCATCTCATATTGCAGTTCATGGTCTTCTCTTGTGGGCTTCGATGGGATTCTTGACGCCTGTTGGGATATTAACAATACGAATGTCCAATAAAGTGGATAGTGTGATAAAGGCCAGAGTTTTCTTCTACCTACATATTATTTTGCAG ATGCTTTCGGTGGTTCTAGCAACAGTTGGAGCTATAATGTCCATTAGGAATTTCGAGAATTCATTCAATAATAACCACCAACGTTTAGGTCTAGCACTTTATGGCGCCTTGTGGCTGCAGGTCTCAATTGGATTCTTCAAGCCTCCGAG aggaaataaaagaagaagtatGTGGTACGTCGTGCACTGGTTATTAGGAACAGCAATTTCTCTTGTGGGGATTATCAACATTTACACGGGCTTAAAAGCCTACCATAATAAAACATCAAGAAGCACTACGCTTTGGACTATACTCTTCACAGTTCAGATCTCCTTGATAGCTTTCTTTTACCTGTTTCAAGACAAATGGCATTATTTGCAAAAGCAAGGAGTGATCTTAGGCCATGATCATGGGCAACCAGCGGTCGGTTCTGGTACCACTCTACCTCATGTGAATTTGACAGACGGAGAACGCGGAAAGGTGATGTTGCCGGGGGAGCCGTGTGCAAAACGAAATGCTCTCAGGAATTTGTTCGACTAG
- the LOC102620030 gene encoding urease accessory protein G isoform X1 — MASHDHHTHDHAHHHHHDNDHDHTHEKNHGDSTATSWVGSEGRVYHSHDGLAPHSHEPIYSPGYFSRRAPPILSRNFNERAFTVGIGGPVGTGKTALMLALCKFLRDKYSLAAVTNDIFTKEDGEFLMRNGALPEERIRAVETGGCPHAAIREDISINLGPLEELSNLFKADLLLCESGGDNLAANFSRELADYIIYIIDVSGGDKIPRKGGPGITQADLLVINKTDLASAIGADLAVMERDALRMRDGGPFIFAQVKHGLGVEEIVNHILQAWEASTGKKRR, encoded by the exons ATGGCTTCACATGATCATCATACGCATGACCACGcccaccatcatcatcatgacAATGATCATGATCATACCCATGA AAAAAATCATGGTGATTCAACAGCAACATCATGGGTGGGGTCAGAGGGGAGGGTGTATCATAGCCATGATGGACTGGCGCCACACTCGCACGAACCCATTTACTCTCCAGGCTATTTCAGCAGAAGAGCTCCGCCTATTCTCAGCAGAAATTTCAATGAGAGAGCTTTTACCGTTGGCATTGGTGGCCCTGTTGGTACTGG GAAAACAGCTTTAATGCTGGCTTTGTGTAAATTCTTGCGGGACAAGTACAGTCTTGCAGCT GTCACAAATGATATTTTCACAAAAGAAGATGGTGAATTCCTGATGCGGAATGGTGCTCTGCCTGAGGAGAGAATACGTGCTGTGGAAACAGGTGGATGTCCTCATGCTGCAATTCGTGAAGACATCAGCATCAATCTGGGCCCTCTCGAGGAACTTTCTAACTTGTTCAAAGCAGACCTACTTCTTTGCGAATCTGGGGGAG ATAATTTAGCTGCCAACTTCAGCAGGGAACTTGCAGACTATATCATTTATATAATAGACGTTTCTGGTGGTGATAAAATTCCTCGGAAAGGTGGCCCAGGCATCACCCAAGCTGACCTTCTG GTGATAAACAAAACTGACCTTGCTTCAGCAATAGGAGCTGACTTAGCAGTAATGGAGCGTGATGCACTCCGGATGCGTGATGGAGGGCCTTTTATCTTCGCTCAG GTCAAGCATGGGCTTGGTGTGGAGGAAATAGTGAATCACATTTTACAGGCTTGGGAAGCATCAACAGGGAAGAAGCGGCGTTGA
- the LOC102620314 gene encoding gamma-terpinene synthase, chloroplastic isoform X2 produces the protein MAHQLIASVPAANFTRLQPRSCISSVGSLNISNSNGFRASPVQCTAANATSVCEKAISNRRSANYQPSMWGYDYLQSLSNEYVVESYAQRIEKLKGEVRLMLENKEVDYVDALHQLEIVDNLQRLGVSYHFEDEIKRFLSRIYNERNSRSSYHAKEKQESSLYAVALEFRLLRQHGFDMHAQGTLSLFMDEKGKLKSCLGDDIKGILALYEAAYLLVEEESNIFNEAINFTTTHLKEYVKHNNNDDDGYLSTLVEHALELPLHWRMVRLEARWFIDMYQRGPDVNQVLVELAKLDFNAVQAEHQEELKYVSRWWRKTGLGELHFARDRIMENFFWALGEVWEPQFGYCRRMSTKANALITTIDDVYDVYGTLDELELFTNAVERWDVNAMDQLPYYMKLCFLVLHNSTNEMAFDVLKKQGVHIIPYLKKAWADMCKSFLLEAKWYSSGYIPTLEEYMDNAWISVSGPVILLHAYTLIANPPTKEALQFLEEYPNIIRWPSMIFRLANDLATSSDEVKRGDVPKAIQCYMHETGASESDAREHIRDLITATWMKMNSKDGDENPDHLLLSNNFIRFAINLARMAQCTYQNGDGHTIQHKSKNRVLPLLVHPVSLINL, from the exons atggctCATCAACTGATTGCTTCAGTGCCTGCTGCTAACTTCACGAGATTGCAGCCTAGAAGTTGCATCTCATCAGTCGGATCACTCAACATCAGCAATAGCAATGGCTTTCGTGCATCTCCGGTCCAATGCACGGCTGCTAATGCTACCAGCGTGTGTGAGAAGGCAATTAGTAATAGGCGATCTGCCAATTATCAGCCTTCTATGTGGGGCTACGATTACCTTCAGTCTCTGTCAAATGAATATGTG GTAGAATCATATGCCCAAAGGATCGAAAAGCTGAAGGGAGAAGTGAGGTTAATGCTTGAGAATAAAGAGGTTGATTACGTGGATGCGTTACATCAACTGGAGATTGTTGATAATTTGCAAAGACTTGGAGTATCCTATCACTTTGAGGAcgaaattaaaagatttctCAGTAGGATATATAACGAGAGAAACAGTCGCAGCAGTTACCATGCCAAGGAAAAACAAGAAAGTTCGTTATATGCCGTAGCTCTTGAATTTAGACTCCTAAGACAGCATGGTTTTGATATGCATGCACAAG gaactctctctcttttcatgGACGAGAAGGGGAAGTTGAAGTCATGCCTCGGTGACGATATCAAAGGAATTTTAGCACTGTATGAAGCTGCATATCTTCTGGTAGAAGAAGAGAGCAATATCTTCAATGAAGCTATAAATTTCACAACCACACATCTCAAAGAATACGTGAAGCACAATAACAATGATGACGATGGATATCTTTCAACATTAGTGGAGCATGCGTTGGAACTTCCATTACATTGGAGGATGGTAAGATTGGAGGCAAGGTGGTTCATTGATATGTACCAAAGAGGGCCAGACGTGAACCAAGTCTTGGTAGAGCTTGCTAAATTGGACTTTAATGCTGTGCAAGCAGAGCACCAAGAAGAGCTCAAGTATGTGTCGAGGTGGTGGAGGAAGACGGGTCTTGGAGAGTTGCATTTTGCAAGGGACAGGATAATGGAGAATTTCTTCTGGGCCTTGGGGGAGGTATGGGAGCCTCAGTTCGGATATTGCAGAAGGATGTCCACAAAGGCGAACGCATTAATTACGACTATTGACGATGTTTATGATGTGTATGGTACCTTGGATGAACTTGAGCTATTCACAAATGCTGTTGAGAG ATGGGATGTCAACGCAATGGATCAACTTCCATACTATATGAAGCTGTGTTTTCTTGTTCTCCATAATTCCACAAACGAAATGGCTTTTGATGTTCTCAAGAAGCAAGGAGTTCATATCATTCCTTACCTTAAGAAAgcg TGGGCAGATATGTGCAAATCCTTTTTGTTGGAGGCCAAATGGTACAGCAGCGGATACATCCCAACCCTTGAGGAATACATGGACAATGCTTGGATTTCAGTATCAGGACCTGTAATTCTGCTGCATGCTTATACTCTGATTGCAAATCCACCAACAAAGGAGGCCTTGCAATTCTTAGAAGAATACCCCAACATAATTCGTTGGCCATCGATGATTTTTCGACTTGCAAATGATTTGGCAACATCATCG GATGAGGTGAAACGAGGTGATGTTCCTAAAGCGATTCAATGTTACATGCATGAAACTGGAGCTTCAGAAAGCGATGCTCGTGAACACATCAGAGATTTGATCACAGCAACATGGATGAAGATGAACAGTAAAGATGGAGATGAAAATCCTGATCACTTATTATTGTCCAACAATTTTATCCGGTTTGCGATTAATCTAGCAAGAATGGCTCAATGCACGTACCAAAATGGAGATGGACATACCATTCAGCACAAAAGTAAAAATCGTGTATTGCCATTACTTGTTCATCCCGTTTCTTTAATCAATCTTTGA
- the LOC102620956 gene encoding uncharacterized protein At4g18257, with protein MGEEQDQEQERKKRVVVESLGWLTESSIMPKKQRSIEGVGLSSILELKAQLYQSQEESRKSKELNGPDVEFLRAKKKIAPRDSFSLKNSGVDARSLKDKLELKAANDGSASYAALEKKAELYEKLQRGELSDEEDKEKYCVDFFRKSTELESQQPHGSDVSSAAPSDNNEHEDNGSMLFNMKFVAPGRTSGTMDNSEHKRFVREVHEEVNQAREKAFELKLRRQEQAEARREKLREAYLRKLLEKQKAASNMEQT; from the exons ATGGGTGAGGAACAGGATCAGGAACAGGAGAGGAAGAAGAGAGTGGTGGTGGAATCACTGGGATGGCTGACGGAATCATCAATAATGCCGAAAAAGCAACGGTCGATAGAAGGAGTGGGTCTCTCCTCCATCTTGGAACTCAAGGCCCAGCTTTATCAGTCTCAAGAAGAATCTAGAAAATCCAAGGAGTTGAATGGCCCTGATGTTGAGTTCCTTCGCGCCAAGAAGAAGATCGCTCCACGCGATTCTTTCTCCCTCAAGAACTCCGGCGTCGACGCCCGCTCTCTCAA GGACAAGCTTGAGTTGAAAGCAGCTAATGATGGATCAGCCAGCTATGCTGCATTAGAGAAGAAGGCTGAGTTATATGAGAAACTGCAGAGGGGAGAGCTATCAGATGAGGAAGACAAGGAGAAGTATTGTGTTGACTTTTTCCGTAAGAGTACAGAGCTGGAATCGCAGCAGCCACATGGCTCTGATGTTTCTTCTGCTGCACCATCAGACAATAATGAACACGAGGACAATGGTTCTATGCTTTTCAACATGAAGTTTGTTGCACCTGGGCGAACATCTGGAACAATGGACAACAGTGAACACAAGCGTTTTGTGAG GGAAGTTCATGAAGAAGTAAACCAAGCAAGAGAAAAGGCATTTGAGCTGAAATTGCGCAGGCAAGAACAAGCAGAAGCTCGCCGGGAGAAACTAAGAGAGGCCTATCTTCGCAAATTGTTGGAAAAGCAAAAGGCAGCATCAAATATGGAACAGACATGA
- the LOC102620030 gene encoding urease accessory protein G isoform X2: MASHDHHTHDHAHHHHHDNDHDHTHEKNHGDSTATSWVGSEGRVYHSHDGLAPHSHEPIYSPGYFSRRAPPILSRNFNERAFTVGIGGPVGTGKTALMLALCKFLRDKYSLAAVTNDIFTKEDGEFLMRNGALPEERIRAVETGGCPHAAIREDISINLGPLEELSNLFKADLLLCESGGDNLAANFSRELADYIIYIIDVSGGDKIPRKGGPGITQADLLVINKTDLASAIGADLAVMERDALRMRDGGPFIFAQWLLDLFARCMLLPLGNLVVCEDS; this comes from the exons ATGGCTTCACATGATCATCATACGCATGACCACGcccaccatcatcatcatgacAATGATCATGATCATACCCATGA AAAAAATCATGGTGATTCAACAGCAACATCATGGGTGGGGTCAGAGGGGAGGGTGTATCATAGCCATGATGGACTGGCGCCACACTCGCACGAACCCATTTACTCTCCAGGCTATTTCAGCAGAAGAGCTCCGCCTATTCTCAGCAGAAATTTCAATGAGAGAGCTTTTACCGTTGGCATTGGTGGCCCTGTTGGTACTGG GAAAACAGCTTTAATGCTGGCTTTGTGTAAATTCTTGCGGGACAAGTACAGTCTTGCAGCT GTCACAAATGATATTTTCACAAAAGAAGATGGTGAATTCCTGATGCGGAATGGTGCTCTGCCTGAGGAGAGAATACGTGCTGTGGAAACAGGTGGATGTCCTCATGCTGCAATTCGTGAAGACATCAGCATCAATCTGGGCCCTCTCGAGGAACTTTCTAACTTGTTCAAAGCAGACCTACTTCTTTGCGAATCTGGGGGAG ATAATTTAGCTGCCAACTTCAGCAGGGAACTTGCAGACTATATCATTTATATAATAGACGTTTCTGGTGGTGATAAAATTCCTCGGAAAGGTGGCCCAGGCATCACCCAAGCTGACCTTCTG GTGATAAACAAAACTGACCTTGCTTCAGCAATAGGAGCTGACTTAGCAGTAATGGAGCGTGATGCACTCCGGATGCGTGATGGAGGGCCTTTTATCTTCGCTCAG TGGCTGCTTGATCTGTTCGCACGGTGCATGCTCCTGCCACTTGGAAATCTCGTAGTTTGTGAAGATTCTTGA
- the LOC102621238 gene encoding uncharacterized protein At2g34460, chloroplastic, whose product MATPLILRNCPTLCTLNSNQPPLRTLTLTKHFSVSTTKTWSHSINSTKMGKSEITEEAEENVSVKQKKIFVAGATGSSGKRIVEQLLAKGFAVKAGVRDLDKAKTTLSKDNPSLQIVKADVTEGSAKLSEAIGDDSEAVVCATGFQPGWDLFAPWKVDNFGTVNLVEACRKRGVNRFILISSILVNGAAMGQILNPAYIFLNVFGLTLIAKLQAEQYIRKSGINYTIIRPGGLRNEPPTGNIIMETEDTLYEGTISRDQVAEVAVEALLHPESSYKVVEIISRVDAPKRSYEDLFGSIKQR is encoded by the exons ATGGCCACTCCTCTGATTCTGAGAAATTGTCCCACTCTCTGCACTCTCAACTCTAACCAACCCCCTCTCCGCACTCTCACATTAACTAAGCATTTCTCCGTTTCCACCACCAAAACCTGGTCGCATTCAATCAACTCCACCAAG ATGGGAAAAAGTGAAATAACTGAGGAAGCAGAAGAAAATGTAAGTGTGAAGCAGAAGAAGATATTTGTGGCTGGAGCAACTGGCAGTTCCGGGAAAAGGATTGTTGAGCAGCTTCTAGCAAAGGGTTTTGCTGTCAAGGCCGGGGTTCGGGATTTGGACAAGGCTAAAACTACTCTTTCCAAAGACAACCCATCTCTTCAAATT GTGAAAGCAGATGTGACAGAGGGTTCTGCCAAACTATCAGAAGCTATAGGCGATGATTCAGAAGCTGTGGTGTGTGCCACAGGGTTTCAGCCTGGTTGGGATTTGTTTGCTCCTTGGAAG GTTGATAATTTTGGCACAGTAAACCTTGTTGAAGCATGCCGGAAAAGAGGCGTTAACAGATTCATTCTTATTAGCTCCATTTTAGTCAATGGAGCTGCAATGGGGCAAATACTAAATCCAGCTTACATTTTTCTGAATGTGTTTGGCCTCACCTTAATAGCAAAGCTTCAGGCAGAGCAATACATCAGGAAATCTGGTATTAACTACACGATCATAAGGCCTGGTGGATTGAGAAATGAACCCCCAACTGGAAACATTATCATGGAGACAGAA GATACTCTTTATGAAGGTACCATTTCCAGAGATCAGGTCGCAGAAGTTGCTGTTGAGGCACTACTTCATCCCGAATCATCTTACAAAGTTGTGGAGATCATTTCTCGTGTGGATGCTCCTAAGCGTTCATATGAGGATCTTTTTGGTTCCATAAAGCAACGATGA